In Mustela lutreola isolate mMusLut2 chromosome 1, mMusLut2.pri, whole genome shotgun sequence, one genomic interval encodes:
- the LOC131807905 gene encoding folate receptor alpha-like — protein sequence MARRVTTQLLLLLVGVAAVWATRSRTELLNVCMDAKHHKEKPSPEDELHKQCSPWKKNSCCSTNTSQEAHKDISYLYRFNWNHCGQMTPSCKRHFIQDTCLYECSPNLGPWIQEVNQSWRKERILDVPLCKEDCQQWWEDCRTSYTCKSNWHQGWDWTSGYNRCPAGAACLPFHFYFPTPAALCSEIWTHSYQASNYSRGSGRCIQMWFDPAQGNPNEEVARFYAMAMSAGALSRGVEPLLLSLALMLQLRLLG from the exons ATGGCCCGACGGGTGACAACACAGCTGCTGCTCCTTCTGGTGGGGGTGGCCGCAGTATGGGCGACCCGGTCCAGGACTGAGCTTCTCAATGTCTGTATGGATGCCAAGCACCACAAGGAAAAGCCAAGCCCGGAGGACGAGCTACATAAACAG TGCAGCCCCTGGAAGaagaattcctgttgctccaccAACACCAGCCAGGAAGCCCATAAGGATATCTCCTACCTGTACAGATTCAACTGGAACCACTGCGGACAAATGACACCTTCCTGCAAGCGCCACTTCATCCAGGACACCTGCCTATATGAGTGCTCCCCTAACCTGGGGCCCTGGATCCAGGAG GTGAACCAGAGCTGGCGCAAGGAGCGCATCCTTGACGTGCCCCTGTGCAAGGAGGACTGCCAGCAATGGTGGGAGGACTGTCGCACCTCCTACACCTGCAAAAGCAACTGGCACCAGGGCTGGGACTGGACCTCAG GCTATAACCGGTGCCCAGCAGGAGCTGCCTgccttcccttccatttctacttccCCACACCTGCTGCTCTGTGCAGTGAAATCTGGACTCATTCCTACCAGGCCAGCAACTACAGCCGAGGGAGTGGCCGTTGCATCCAGATGTGGTTTGACCCAGCCCAGGGCAACCCCAATGAGGAGGTGGCGAGGTTCTATGCCATGGCCATGAGTGCTGGGGCCCTGTCCCGAGGGGTGGAGCCTCTTCTGCTCAGCCTGGCCCTGATGCTGCAGCTCAGGCTCCTGGGTTGA